Proteins encoded together in one Candidatus Hydrogenedentota bacterium window:
- a CDS encoding DUF4258 domain-containing protein, giving the protein MNVLIHRHCRIRMPERGVSEEEIVQTVTEGASRPAKLGRTEFRFEFDYNGVWRGTYYRRKRVTAIAVPANAGWLVLTVIARYY; this is encoded by the coding sequence GTGAACGTATTGATCCACAGGCATTGCCGCATCCGCATGCCCGAACGTGGGGTCTCGGAGGAGGAGATTGTGCAAACCGTGACGGAAGGAGCCAGTCGACCGGCGAAATTGGGACGCACAGAGTTTCGGTTTGAGTTCGACTATAATGGCGTCTGGCGAGGCACGTACTATAGGCGCAAGCGTGTAACGGCGATAGCTGTTCCAGCCAACGCCGGATGGCTGGTGCTCACCGTGATTGCCCGATATTACTAA